A genomic window from Slackia heliotrinireducens DSM 20476 includes:
- the thrB gene encoding homoserine kinase, protein MSVTITVPATSANVGIGYDCLGMAVSLYATFTFDHADELTITGCPEEFANEQNLVYRSFELALEHWGEKPFPISIDIDSPIPLARGLGSSSACTVAGIMGAASLTGRIIRREEAVAIATEMEGHPDNVAPAIMGSLVCSFSPEGGLPHCIRYDVHKKLHFVTIVPPYEVHTSDARKVVPTEVPLSTAIWQMGRISGLTRGLETGDAKLISAACEDRLQEPYRRKLIPDYDDVFETCKRGGAVAMWISGSGSTLMACVDDGLVAESLRARIKQLHPTFDVMVLDCDTRGVRIEM, encoded by the coding sequence GTGAGCGTTACCATCACCGTACCGGCCACATCGGCCAACGTAGGCATCGGCTACGACTGCCTGGGCATGGCCGTATCGCTGTACGCCACGTTCACCTTCGACCACGCCGACGAGCTGACCATCACCGGCTGCCCTGAAGAGTTCGCCAACGAGCAGAACCTGGTGTACCGTTCCTTTGAGCTGGCGCTGGAGCATTGGGGTGAAAAACCGTTCCCCATCTCCATCGATATCGACTCGCCCATCCCGCTGGCCCGAGGCCTGGGTTCCTCGAGCGCCTGCACCGTGGCAGGCATCATGGGCGCGGCGTCGCTCACGGGACGCATCATCCGCCGCGAAGAGGCCGTGGCCATCGCCACCGAGATGGAAGGCCACCCCGACAATGTGGCGCCCGCCATCATGGGTTCGCTGGTCTGCTCGTTTTCACCCGAAGGCGGGCTTCCCCACTGCATCCGCTACGACGTGCACAAGAAGCTGCACTTCGTCACCATCGTGCCGCCTTACGAAGTGCACACCTCCGACGCACGCAAGGTGGTGCCTACGGAAGTGCCGCTGTCCACGGCCATCTGGCAGATGGGTCGCATCTCGGGCCTGACCCGCGGTTTGGAAACGGGCGACGCGAAGCTGATCTCCGCCGCCTGCGAAGACCGCCTGCAGGAGCCTTACCGCCGAAAGCTGATTCCCGATTACGACGACGTGTTCGAAACCTGCAAACGCGGCGGCGCCGTGGCCATGTGGATCTCAGGTTCAGGCTCCACACTTATGGCCTGCGTCGACGACGGGCTGGTGGCCGAAAGCCTGCGCGCACGCATCAAGCAGCTGCACCCCACGTTCGACGTGATGGTGCTCGACTGCGACACCCGAGGCGTGCGTATCGAAATGTAG
- the thrC gene encoding threonine synthase, which produces MASIYHSTRGTDQVCGAKEAVLNGIAPDGGLYVTDALGSAALDLNKVVGQTFQQIAADVLATLLDDYTREEIESCVDAAYVGTFDAPEVTPLVPVEDQYVLELFHGPTSAFKDVALQMLPQLMSRATGEQHIMILTATSGDTGKAALAGFANTPGLGISVFFPHGGTSAIQRLQMVTQPGDNVAVAAVRGNFDDTQSTVKAIFADKELAARLAEKNIVLSSANSINVGRLAPQVTYYFDAYAQLVRAGKINVGDEVEFCVPTGNFGDVLAGYFAKNMGLPVAKLIVASNANNILTDFLTTGVYDRNRPFHKTISPSMDILISSNLERLLYYASKGDTAYVAQLMADLKETGRYEVREDILAGIRELFDCGCADDDMARESMAECYKQTGYVLDPHTAVGWNVSKRIPCKAAARVVLSTASPFKFCRDVCDALGFNAEGSDFDCLRELEKQTGLAAPAALAALESADVRFEDVIAKDEMPAFVEAKCGELL; this is translated from the coding sequence ATGGCTTCGATTTACCACAGCACCCGCGGCACCGACCAGGTTTGCGGCGCCAAGGAAGCCGTCTTGAACGGCATCGCCCCCGACGGCGGCCTGTACGTCACCGACGCACTGGGCAGCGCAGCCCTCGATTTGAACAAGGTCGTCGGCCAGACGTTCCAGCAGATCGCCGCCGACGTGCTGGCCACCCTGCTTGACGATTACACCCGCGAAGAAATCGAGTCCTGCGTCGACGCCGCCTACGTCGGCACCTTCGACGCGCCCGAGGTCACGCCTCTGGTACCCGTGGAAGACCAGTACGTGCTGGAGCTCTTCCACGGTCCCACCAGCGCCTTCAAGGACGTTGCCTTGCAGATGCTGCCGCAGCTCATGAGCCGCGCCACCGGCGAGCAGCACATCATGATTCTGACCGCCACCAGCGGCGACACTGGCAAAGCGGCCCTGGCGGGCTTCGCGAACACGCCGGGCCTGGGCATCTCGGTCTTCTTCCCCCACGGCGGCACCAGCGCCATCCAGCGCCTGCAGATGGTCACCCAGCCGGGCGACAACGTGGCAGTGGCTGCCGTCCGCGGTAACTTCGACGACACTCAAAGCACCGTCAAAGCCATTTTCGCCGACAAGGAGCTGGCAGCGCGTCTGGCCGAAAAGAACATCGTCCTGTCCAGCGCCAACTCCATCAATGTGGGCCGTCTGGCACCTCAGGTCACCTATTACTTCGACGCCTATGCGCAGCTGGTCCGCGCCGGCAAGATCAACGTGGGTGACGAAGTCGAGTTCTGCGTGCCCACCGGCAACTTCGGCGACGTGCTGGCAGGCTACTTCGCCAAGAACATGGGCCTGCCCGTAGCCAAGCTCATCGTGGCCAGCAACGCCAACAACATCCTCACCGACTTTTTGACCACGGGCGTCTACGACCGCAACCGCCCGTTCCACAAGACCATCTCGCCTTCGATGGACATCCTCATCTCGTCCAACCTGGAGCGCCTGCTGTACTACGCGTCCAAGGGCGACACCGCATATGTGGCCCAGCTCATGGCCGACCTGAAGGAGACCGGCCGCTACGAGGTCCGCGAAGACATCCTGGCCGGCATCCGCGAGCTGTTCGACTGCGGCTGCGCCGACGACGACATGGCCCGCGAGTCCATGGCCGAATGCTACAAGCAGACCGGTTATGTGCTGGACCCGCACACCGCCGTGGGCTGGAACGTGTCCAAGCGCATCCCGTGTAAAGCCGCGGCGCGCGTGGTGCTGTCCACCGCAAGCCCCTTCAAGTTCTGCCGCGACGTATGCGACGCTCTTGGTTTCAACGCCGAAGGCTCCGACTTCGACTGCCTGCGTGAACTTGAAAAACAGACCGGACTTGCCGCCCCCGCCGCACTGGCCGCGCTCGAATCCGCCGACGTGCGCTTCGAAGACGTCATCGCCAAGGACGAGATGCCGGCGTTCGTCGAAGCCAAATGCGGTGAGCTGCTGTGA
- the feoB gene encoding ferrous iron transport protein B codes for MANGNMAGESPMTLDALEKGRCAIVKAVGGQGALRQHLLDMGVIPGARMEFVKSAPLGDPLEYRIHGYELTLRREDASQIEVEPIASDQAGHTSYFESDLSDDEAEHPGLGEGGRFHSRADENPLPDDTVLTFALAGNQNCGKTTLFNQLTGANQRVGNFPGVTVDRKEGVIKGHPNTSIVDLPGIYSMSPYSSEEVLSRAYILDEKPTGIINIVDATNIERNLYLTMQLMELNVPMVLALNMMDEVQSNGGSIRVNEMEAMLGIPVVPISAAHNEGVEELVDHALHVAHYQERPGRQDFCDVHDRGGAVHRCLHGIMHLIEDHAERAGIPVRFAATKLAEGDSRVAEALDLSRNETEMVEHIVGQMEEECGLDRAAAIADMRFSFIGKVVSRTVVKPQENKEHARSAAIDRLLTGRWTAIPVFVAIMAAIFILTFNVIGPFFQDLIQLGIDGVTSATAGALDAWGVSPVIESFILDGVFNGVGTVLLFFPIIVVMFFFLSLLQDTGYMARVAFFMDRSLRRIGLSGSSIVPMVMGFGCTVPAVMAARTLPSERDRKLTILLTPFMSCATKLTIYGFVAEAFFPRNAGWVMVGLYLLGILVAVVIGVVSHKSVFKGEAIPFVMELPNYRMPSAKSVGRLVWDKSKDFITRAFTVIFVATIIVWFLQSFSIRFELVEAADDSILAMLAGWLAPLFAPLGFGDWRFVTALIAGFMAKETVVSTLSVLFNGTGALVSALSPAAALSFLVFCLLYTPCVAAVAAIKRDLGGKWAVGIVVMQCAVAWVVAFAVYLIASLVI; via the coding sequence TTGGCGAATGGGAACATGGCGGGCGAAAGCCCGATGACGCTTGATGCGCTTGAAAAGGGGCGGTGCGCCATCGTGAAGGCGGTCGGCGGGCAAGGCGCGCTCCGGCAGCATCTTCTTGATATGGGCGTGATCCCCGGCGCGCGGATGGAGTTCGTGAAAAGCGCGCCTTTGGGCGATCCGCTGGAATACCGCATCCACGGCTACGAATTGACGCTGCGCCGCGAGGACGCTTCGCAAATCGAGGTCGAACCGATAGCATCCGACCAGGCGGGGCATACGTCGTATTTCGAATCGGACCTTTCCGACGACGAGGCGGAGCACCCCGGTTTGGGCGAAGGCGGCCGGTTCCATTCCCGTGCCGACGAGAACCCGTTGCCTGACGACACCGTGCTCACCTTCGCGCTTGCCGGCAACCAGAACTGCGGCAAGACGACGCTGTTCAACCAGCTCACCGGGGCCAACCAGCGGGTCGGCAACTTCCCGGGCGTGACGGTGGACCGAAAAGAAGGCGTCATCAAGGGGCATCCGAACACCAGCATAGTGGACCTGCCGGGCATCTACTCGATGTCGCCGTACAGCAGCGAAGAGGTCCTTTCGCGCGCATACATTCTGGATGAGAAGCCCACGGGCATCATCAACATCGTCGACGCCACGAACATCGAGCGCAATCTGTACCTGACCATGCAGCTCATGGAGCTCAACGTGCCCATGGTGCTCGCGCTCAACATGATGGACGAGGTGCAGAGCAACGGCGGATCCATCCGCGTGAACGAGATGGAGGCCATGCTGGGCATCCCTGTTGTGCCCATCTCGGCAGCCCATAACGAAGGTGTTGAGGAACTGGTCGACCACGCCTTGCATGTGGCCCATTACCAGGAACGTCCCGGGCGCCAGGACTTCTGTGACGTGCACGACCGAGGAGGTGCGGTGCACCGGTGCCTGCACGGCATCATGCACTTGATCGAGGACCATGCCGAGCGTGCGGGCATTCCGGTGCGTTTCGCTGCGACCAAGCTTGCCGAAGGCGACTCCCGCGTGGCCGAGGCGCTCGATTTGTCCCGCAACGAGACGGAAATGGTGGAGCACATCGTGGGGCAGATGGAGGAGGAGTGCGGGCTTGACCGTGCGGCCGCCATCGCCGACATGCGGTTCTCCTTCATCGGCAAGGTGGTCTCGCGAACTGTTGTGAAACCCCAGGAGAACAAGGAGCATGCCCGCAGCGCCGCCATCGACCGGCTGCTTACGGGCCGCTGGACCGCCATCCCGGTCTTCGTCGCCATCATGGCGGCCATCTTCATTCTGACCTTCAACGTCATCGGCCCCTTCTTCCAGGACCTGATCCAGCTGGGAATCGACGGGGTCACCTCCGCCACGGCAGGAGCGCTCGACGCTTGGGGCGTCAGTCCCGTCATCGAGTCGTTCATTCTCGACGGCGTGTTCAACGGTGTGGGCACGGTGCTTCTGTTCTTCCCGATCATCGTCGTGATGTTCTTCTTCCTCTCGTTGCTGCAAGACACGGGCTACATGGCGCGCGTGGCGTTCTTCATGGACCGCTCGCTGCGCCGCATCGGCTTGTCGGGCTCATCCATCGTCCCTATGGTCATGGGGTTCGGCTGCACGGTGCCGGCGGTCATGGCTGCCCGAACGCTGCCATCGGAGCGCGACCGTAAGCTGACCATCCTGCTCACGCCGTTCATGAGCTGCGCAACCAAGCTCACCATCTACGGATTCGTGGCCGAGGCGTTCTTCCCGCGCAACGCCGGATGGGTCATGGTGGGGCTTTACCTGCTCGGCATCCTCGTTGCCGTGGTCATCGGTGTCGTGTCGCACAAATCGGTGTTCAAAGGCGAAGCGATCCCCTTCGTCATGGAGCTCCCGAACTACCGCATGCCTTCGGCGAAGAGCGTCGGCCGCCTGGTGTGGGACAAGTCGAAGGACTTCATCACCAGGGCCTTCACGGTCATCTTCGTGGCAACCATCATCGTCTGGTTCCTCCAGTCCTTCTCCATCCGCTTCGAGCTGGTAGAGGCGGCGGACGACAGTATCCTGGCCATGCTTGCGGGATGGCTGGCGCCCCTGTTCGCACCGCTGGGTTTCGGCGACTGGCGCTTCGTCACGGCCCTCATCGCGGGCTTCATGGCCAAAGAGACGGTCGTTTCAACGCTGTCTGTGCTGTTCAACGGAACGGGTGCTTTGGTCTCGGCGCTGTCGCCGGCTGCGGCGCTGTCGTTTTTGGTGTTCTGCCTGCTCTACACCCCGTGTGTGGCGGCCGTCGCCGCCATCAAGCGCGACCTGGGCGGCAAATGGGCCGTCGGCATCGTGGTCATGCAATGCGCGGTTGCCTGGGTGGTTGCGTTCGCGGTGTACCTGATAGCTTCGCTGGTGATATAG
- a CDS encoding leucine-rich repeat domain-containing protein, whose amino-acid sequence MDLSMFELMDKDKVLAAAGRTRSDGTCTFTADGSILLCCDKDVETYRVPAGTRAIGPHAFEYRRRLTRIELPEGLEDIGEAAFLACNALVKADFPTTLKHIGDIAFFATKLKSIRIPAGFEFMGDAPFLYMPRPAGRSGSMLAPECAVEVEPGNLRYSTSDGFLLERMDDGRLQAVYYFGPGGAVTIPDGVSRAGAYALTCSVTVDELNIPASLREVGTNGLSMHNHPDAIRLAVGQGEVLEILPSKESLKTRQYVRMFSDGVIDAAQLAKEYDAGLRAMKPTEERTRRIVRRLQNGVLLDGKDRSAFLNLLARDLDRIVERCARSDDVQTAGALCDLGVICRSNMSHAIDVANAVGGVAVCGRLIQASRNMASRLSLDL is encoded by the coding sequence GTGGACCTGAGCATGTTCGAACTGATGGACAAGGACAAGGTACTGGCCGCTGCAGGGCGCACGCGCTCGGACGGGACCTGCACGTTTACCGCCGACGGTTCGATATTGCTGTGCTGCGACAAGGACGTTGAGACCTACCGGGTGCCCGCCGGAACCCGCGCCATCGGGCCTCACGCCTTCGAATATCGCAGGCGACTGACCCGAATCGAGTTGCCGGAAGGGTTGGAAGACATCGGCGAAGCGGCCTTTTTGGCGTGCAACGCGCTGGTCAAGGCCGATTTCCCCACGACGCTCAAACATATCGGCGACATCGCCTTTTTCGCAACCAAGCTCAAGAGCATACGCATTCCTGCCGGTTTCGAATTCATGGGCGATGCTCCGTTTCTGTACATGCCCCGGCCCGCCGGCCGCAGCGGCTCTATGCTTGCGCCTGAATGCGCGGTCGAGGTGGAGCCCGGCAACCTGCGGTACAGCACTTCCGACGGCTTTCTTCTGGAACGCATGGACGACGGTCGGCTGCAGGCGGTGTACTACTTCGGCCCTGGCGGCGCCGTGACGATTCCCGACGGCGTGTCGCGTGCGGGTGCTTATGCGTTGACCTGCTCTGTCACCGTCGATGAGCTGAATATTCCCGCCTCGCTTCGCGAGGTAGGCACAAACGGGCTGTCCATGCACAACCACCCCGACGCGATCCGTCTTGCCGTCGGACAGGGCGAGGTGCTGGAGATTCTTCCGTCGAAGGAATCGCTCAAGACACGTCAATATGTGCGCATGTTCTCCGACGGCGTGATTGACGCTGCCCAGCTGGCGAAGGAGTATGACGCCGGACTGCGTGCCATGAAGCCGACGGAGGAGCGGACCCGCCGTATCGTGCGCCGCCTGCAGAACGGGGTTCTTCTGGACGGAAAGGACCGATCGGCGTTTCTGAACCTGCTTGCCAGGGACCTGGACCGCATCGTCGAGCGGTGCGCCCGAAGCGACGATGTCCAAACGGCGGGAGCCCTGTGCGATTTGGGGGTCATTTGCCGGAGCAACATGTCCCACGCGATCGACGTGGCCAACGCTGTGGGCGGCGTGGCGGTGTGCGGTCGGCTGATACAGGCCAGCCGCAACATGGCCAGCCGACTGTCTTTGGACCTATAA
- a CDS encoding aspartate kinase: MIKVTKFGGSSVSSAVQFKKIKGIIESDEARKFVVVSAAGKRDKTDTKVTDLLYLVNAHLQYHVSCDDLMGNIASRFIEIAHDLELAYPIAQEFGAFHERAKRGEFTPEYIVSRGEYFTAKLMSEYLGFAFVDAADVVRFNYDGSFDMDTTTELIQAAAREHACFVLPGFYGSDPDGEIRLMERGGGDITGAIVAKCLGAGLYENWTDVSGFLTADPRIVDNPKSISRITYAEMRELSYMGASVLHEEAIFPVKDAGIPLAILNTNRPQDAGTIISEETEPGTVEPIITGVAGKKGFKAIHVKMNHMSNMVGIVRRTLTIFERYGVSVEHIPTGIDTFAVVVHGSDVRDCLYKLVADIQLELPTADISIADHIALISTVGRNMSNRPGISGRLFGELGRAGINIRMIAQGSEELDIICGVNDDDFERAINVIYKAFVDSEDNIITIDELEARGGSFDA; the protein is encoded by the coding sequence ATGATTAAAGTAACCAAATTCGGCGGCTCCTCGGTGAGCTCCGCCGTTCAATTCAAGAAGATCAAGGGGATCATCGAATCGGACGAGGCGCGCAAGTTCGTCGTGGTTTCCGCAGCCGGCAAGCGCGACAAGACCGACACGAAGGTCACGGACCTTCTGTATCTGGTCAACGCTCACCTGCAGTACCACGTCTCATGCGACGACCTGATGGGCAATATCGCGTCCCGTTTCATCGAGATCGCCCATGACCTCGAGCTGGCCTATCCCATCGCTCAGGAGTTCGGTGCCTTCCACGAGCGTGCCAAACGCGGCGAATTCACGCCCGAATACATTGTCAGCCGCGGCGAGTACTTCACGGCCAAGCTCATGTCCGAGTATCTGGGCTTCGCCTTCGTGGACGCGGCCGACGTCGTACGATTCAACTACGACGGCAGCTTCGACATGGATACGACCACGGAACTCATCCAGGCGGCCGCCCGCGAGCACGCCTGCTTCGTGCTTCCCGGCTTCTACGGTTCTGACCCCGACGGCGAAATTCGCCTGATGGAGCGCGGCGGCGGCGACATCACCGGCGCCATCGTGGCCAAGTGCCTGGGTGCGGGCCTGTACGAGAACTGGACCGACGTGTCCGGCTTCCTGACCGCCGACCCCCGCATCGTGGACAACCCCAAGTCCATTTCCCGCATCACCTACGCCGAGATGCGCGAGCTGTCCTACATGGGCGCAAGCGTCCTGCATGAGGAGGCCATCTTCCCGGTGAAGGACGCAGGCATCCCGCTGGCCATCCTGAACACGAACCGCCCGCAGGACGCCGGCACGATCATCAGCGAGGAGACCGAGCCCGGCACCGTCGAGCCCATCATCACGGGTGTGGCCGGCAAGAAGGGCTTCAAGGCCATCCATGTCAAGATGAACCACATGTCCAACATGGTCGGCATCGTCCGCCGTACGCTGACCATCTTCGAACGCTACGGCGTTTCCGTCGAGCACATCCCCACTGGCATCGACACCTTCGCCGTGGTGGTGCACGGCAGCGACGTGCGCGACTGCCTGTACAAGCTGGTGGCAGACATCCAGCTGGAGCTGCCCACCGCCGACATCTCCATCGCGGACCACATCGCGCTGATCTCCACCGTAGGCCGTAACATGTCCAACAGGCCCGGCATCTCCGGCCGTCTGTTCGGCGAACTCGGCCGCGCAGGCATCAATATCCGCATGATCGCCCAGGGTTCCGAAGAACTTGATATCATTTGCGGCGTGAACGACGATGACTTCGAACGCGCCATCAACGTCATCTACAAGGCGTTCGTCGATTCTGAAGACAACATCATCACTATTGACGAACTTGAAGCAAGGGGAGGTTCTTTCGATGCGTAA
- a CDS encoding AAA family ATPase — protein sequence MDIAQAKQQVKDAVTAYLALDGLGAPRLAASGQRPLFLLGAPGIGKTAIMSQVAHELGIGLVSYSMTHHTRQSALGLPFIVHKEYGSGEAFDVSEYTMSEIIASIYDYMEETGLDRGILFLDEINCVSETLYPSMLQFLQFKTFGRHRVPKGWVVVCAGNPPEYNRSVHEFDIVTLDRLRKVEIEPGLAAWRDYMRTIRSHPSVTTYLELRPDDFYVVESTPGGKSFVTARSWSELSDLLVLYEDLGLNVDRTVIGQYLQHEDVAARFSSYYGLFSKYRSDYRIEDVLSGHVPADISQRARDAAFDERLALMALMLDALESEARDVMERHDALASVREVLKRAEGCEGLALTDVLESAVHREETAAAGDADARSKRRAMQTTVLLKELQPAADYEEAAQLYREAVARFESSADGMRSKMDCAYDFVDNVFGMGSEALVFTTELAARRDLAQFVALFGCDGYFRHSAKLATDVERDAIFDEIDALNAEA from the coding sequence ATGGATATCGCACAGGCGAAACAACAGGTCAAAGATGCGGTTACCGCCTACTTGGCTCTGGATGGGTTGGGGGCGCCGCGTCTGGCAGCCTCCGGACAGCGTCCGCTGTTCCTGCTGGGGGCGCCAGGCATCGGCAAGACCGCCATCATGTCCCAGGTCGCCCATGAGCTGGGCATCGGACTGGTGAGCTACTCCATGACGCATCACACCCGCCAAAGCGCGCTGGGCCTGCCTTTCATCGTGCATAAGGAATACGGCTCAGGCGAAGCATTCGACGTGAGCGAATACACCATGAGCGAAATCATCGCGAGCATCTACGACTACATGGAGGAAACCGGGCTTGACCGGGGAATACTCTTCCTGGACGAGATCAACTGCGTGTCGGAGACGCTCTATCCCAGCATGCTGCAGTTCCTGCAGTTCAAGACCTTCGGCCGTCACCGCGTGCCGAAGGGGTGGGTGGTGGTGTGCGCCGGCAACCCACCCGAATACAACCGAAGCGTGCATGAGTTTGACATCGTTACGCTGGACCGCCTGCGCAAGGTGGAGATAGAGCCCGGCCTTGCCGCTTGGCGCGACTACATGCGAACCATCCGGTCGCACCCATCGGTCACAACCTACCTGGAGCTGCGCCCCGACGACTTCTACGTGGTGGAAAGCACACCCGGCGGCAAGAGCTTCGTGACGGCGCGCAGCTGGAGCGAGCTTTCCGACCTGCTGGTGCTCTATGAGGACCTGGGGCTGAACGTGGACCGCACCGTGATCGGACAGTACCTGCAGCATGAAGACGTGGCGGCGCGGTTCTCGTCGTACTACGGGCTCTTCTCCAAGTACCGAAGCGACTATCGGATTGAGGACGTCCTTTCGGGCCATGTGCCTGCGGATATCTCGCAACGTGCCCGCGATGCGGCCTTCGACGAGCGGCTGGCTCTGATGGCGCTCATGCTTGACGCGCTGGAAAGCGAGGCCCGCGACGTCATGGAGCGCCACGATGCGCTGGCATCGGTGCGGGAGGTGCTGAAACGTGCGGAAGGCTGCGAAGGCCTGGCCTTGACCGACGTGTTGGAATCGGCCGTTCATAGGGAAGAGACAGCGGCGGCAGGCGATGCGGACGCTCGGTCGAAACGCAGGGCCATGCAGACGACCGTTCTGCTGAAGGAGCTTCAGCCTGCAGCCGATTATGAGGAAGCTGCGCAGCTGTACCGCGAGGCAGTAGCCCGTTTCGAATCGTCCGCCGATGGCATGCGGTCTAAAATGGACTGCGCCTACGACTTCGTCGACAATGTGTTCGGCATGGGGAGCGAAGCGCTTGTGTTCACCACGGAGCTTGCGGCGCGGCGCGACCTTGCCCAGTTCGTTGCGCTGTTCGGCTGCGACGGGTATTTCAGGCACAGCGCCAAGCTGGCGACGGACGTCGAGAGGGATGCCATCTTCGACGAGATAGACGCTTTGAACGCCGAGGCGTAA
- a CDS encoding DUF2201 family putative metallopeptidase, with protein MAVQSRNERDAQVRDVALRCLEGSRVRLMMAFRFLDRALWQMPLAAGDVEGLLATDGLELRFDAHGVMKAYRKNPDAVVRAFLHSVLHCIFRHPLRTVRKDPAVWNLACDICVEAVALQLCGLRFETPEDKAIRKVVDRLEDEGCALVPSQVYRRLLMARTNPDAHRWLQPYAEDPETFGAPFARDSHELWDIAAPKVQEDSDEDIQTQPGPHDQGASQGESQAPGVDSADGEDSDVGDSEDGGEGDAKDDLSGEGADDGRAGQGGTDGSPQLEMGEETAGSEDGQAREASVPDASVQDREETGAEQAWQDIAQQVQTEMQSFLQAQGTQTGRMDENLTLANRKPVDYEDFLRRFCALNERIKTNDEEFDYVFYTYGLQRYGNMPLIEPLEYQESFGLREFVIAIDTSGSCSGELVRQFLTRTCDILGQAHLSGTRVNIHVVQCDAAVQSDTVITQESDLRDLVDNLTVRGFGGTDFRPVFAYVDELVQRGEFSDLRGLVYFTDGFGAFPKNPPGYDVAFVFVEEEGRQWRVPPWACKAVIGEDDILQIDAQGKALEGNRS; from the coding sequence ATGGCAGTGCAAAGCCGAAACGAACGGGATGCCCAGGTGAGGGACGTGGCTCTGCGTTGTCTGGAAGGAAGCCGGGTGCGCCTGATGATGGCATTTCGGTTTTTAGACCGGGCACTGTGGCAGATGCCTTTGGCGGCCGGCGACGTAGAAGGGCTGCTGGCGACCGACGGCTTGGAGCTGCGTTTCGATGCGCACGGCGTCATGAAGGCCTATCGCAAGAACCCCGATGCGGTGGTCAGGGCGTTTCTCCACAGCGTGCTGCACTGCATCTTCCGCCATCCGCTGCGCACGGTGCGCAAGGATCCGGCTGTATGGAACCTGGCCTGCGACATATGCGTCGAAGCGGTAGCGCTGCAGCTGTGCGGCCTACGGTTCGAAACGCCCGAGGACAAAGCAATCCGCAAGGTCGTCGACCGGTTGGAAGACGAGGGTTGCGCGCTGGTGCCGTCGCAGGTTTACCGCAGGCTGCTGATGGCGCGCACGAATCCCGATGCGCATCGGTGGCTTCAGCCCTACGCCGAAGACCCCGAGACCTTCGGCGCGCCGTTCGCGCGGGACAGCCACGAGCTGTGGGACATTGCTGCGCCAAAGGTTCAAGAGGATTCCGACGAGGACATCCAGACGCAGCCTGGCCCGCACGACCAAGGAGCCAGTCAGGGCGAAAGCCAGGCGCCCGGCGTCGACAGCGCCGACGGCGAGGATTCGGACGTCGGCGATTCTGAGGACGGGGGCGAAGGCGACGCGAAAGACGACCTTTCCGGCGAAGGCGCCGACGACGGACGCGCCGGACAGGGCGGCACGGACGGCTCCCCTCAGCTCGAGATGGGAGAGGAAACGGCTGGTTCCGAAGACGGGCAGGCCCGTGAGGCGTCAGTCCCGGACGCATCGGTGCAGGACCGGGAGGAGACCGGCGCCGAGCAGGCCTGGCAAGACATTGCCCAACAGGTCCAAACCGAGATGCAGTCGTTTTTGCAGGCCCAAGGCACGCAAACCGGCCGCATGGACGAGAACCTCACGTTGGCGAACCGCAAACCTGTGGATTACGAAGACTTCCTTAGGAGGTTCTGCGCCCTGAACGAGCGGATCAAGACCAACGATGAGGAATTCGACTACGTGTTCTACACCTACGGGCTGCAGCGTTACGGCAACATGCCCCTCATCGAGCCTTTGGAGTACCAGGAGTCCTTCGGCCTGCGCGAATTCGTGATCGCCATCGACACCAGCGGGTCCTGTTCTGGCGAGCTGGTGCGGCAGTTCCTTACGCGCACCTGCGACATCCTGGGCCAGGCGCACCTGTCGGGCACGCGGGTGAACATCCATGTGGTGCAATGCGACGCGGCGGTACAAAGCGACACCGTCATCACCCAGGAGAGCGACCTTCGCGACCTTGTGGACAATCTGACGGTCCGAGGCTTCGGCGGCACCGATTTCCGCCCTGTGTTCGCCTATGTTGACGAACTGGTGCAGCGTGGCGAATTCTCCGACCTGCGCGGACTTGTCTATTTCACTGACGGGTTCGGGGCGTTCCCGAAGAATCCGCCAGGATACGACGTAGCCTTCGTGTTCGTAGAGGAGGAAGGCAGGCAGTGGCGCGTGCCGCCATGGGCCTGCAAAGCGGTCATCGGTGAGGATGACATATTGCAGATAGACGCGCAGGGCAAGGCCCTCGAGGGGAACAGGAGTTGA